The region atagccgtTGTTGTCAAATAAGGGTACgttattttcatgttttcatatttcaacatagcgagaaggatgatttatttacacgcattttgacaccccattcgtcaaatgtcgttcaatattaacaacacagtagtgcttttacagaaaaatacccgaatttaaaagttgccgtttacagcgatcaatggttataatgccagcactgtaaacacgtaaagcccgccattatcttcgtgcttacttcaaatcaatacaaataactgcaacttttaaattggggtatttttctttcaaaacactgctgtattgtcaaaattgaacaaaatggtacaaatggggtatcaaaatgcgcgtaaataaatcatccttctttttatgttgaaatattatgaaaacaattattagttattagaatctataggcgtatttataacagctgagttactttttgtgcagactttaaataggttttattttcattgacatATAGGACTTCTTATTTTTCGGTGAAGAGctgcttgattatatttctacatgttcatactacatactctgaaattttagaaaattagcaTTGGTCACTTTtttataaatcacatttttgctaagATGGGGTTGTAGCGCTCTCAACGGCCACTCTCTCCAGTTATAGAAAAACGGCCCTAAAATAAAAACGCCCTATTcgtttttcctcaaattttaacatctggaatgtaatgcaagtggtgtcgttacTGCTCTTCTACTTtctttataaaatacaaaaaattgacagACCAGCTGAATATaccattttaattacattaaggGATCCATTTGAATATCTATAATTTTGAGTAGGTTTTATCACCCATTgctctttacataataagaggtaccggtggtgaaatcacaaacatttctttcttattgaATTGTTCTCAAAAGGTCATGTTTATGgaatcaaagtagcacaccataaaGAGGCTCtgaattgaataagaaatttgaatttcaaaagatTCGTGTAATTTTAGCATGAGAGTTAGTATAGCAAATCACTCACACTGTTAttgttattgtattgtattgtattgtattgtattgtattgtattgtattgtacatttattcaaaatcacgtaGAAGCCCAACGGCtaaattgcattacattacattaaaaagTACATTACGAGAGTAAAATTATGTTTAACAACATTCAAATATCAATtagttaaacatgaaataaataagaacacattTAAGAACTGACTGGATTTAaaagaattaataataatgataatgactgGCAAGAATACTAAGTTGCTTTAAGGAGGTTGGTGAGAGAGGGTAGGGTATTAGACTGAAAGCTGTTGATCCTTCATCGAAACGAGACAAACATTTTGGTGGTCTTATGAGGTCTCATGTAGGACCGATACTTACTTGGTGGGACCAGGATGAGACCTTCACAGAAGTGCTTGCTTTCTGGGCAAATTCTTTCCAGACGTTTTGTCTCCTTTCGGACAAAGTTTGGAGTTGAAGCGTAGTtgaagggaatctgaataagtaGTATATTTTCTAGAAAGAATGCATATGCAAACACGTCTTTGAATTTTCTGAAGCTGGGCCACCTGGCTACTAGTAAGCGCTGAATGTCAAATTGGGGCGGCACATTCCAAAACATGGCGGATGCACCCTTTGTACACCAATGATAACTCATCAGGTGAGACAGATGCTACCTACAGTTCGCAGAGCATGAAGAGTTTTCGGATGGCCTTAGCAGTCTTGCTCATCCCAAATTGTTTTGGATCATAACACCTAGGATTTTAGCCTCAACAACAGCTAATTTGTGATCATCAATGGAAAGATTTACATATGAGGTAAAGTTGCATGGCCTGTTCATAATCAATTGATTGTTCTTAGACCACTCATACAGGGCATCAAGATTTTATTGGATTGCACTATCATCATGCTATGCCCGGTTTTCTGTATTGTTTTTTATGCTGAGATGCTTTATGGGAAGTAAGAAAGTCAATCGCCCATCTTCAACAATTTGATGATAGTAACAATTATTGTGTGGTCTATCATGTCGAAGGCTTTGGTATAGTCCGCAACAACAATAGTGCTCCTATTATAGGGCCGTTATATGAGAAGCTTTGTATGATCTACAAAGCATGTATACACTATACTGCAGAGGTACAGACAAGAGTGGCGCTAGTAGAGTAGGATTCATCATGAGTAAAGACAGCACAGCTAATGTTTTAAGCTATAAGATCACATCTGATAGAGTGGCGCAGATGATCATCAAGGTATCAGACCGACAGAAATTGAGAATCATCCAGATCAACATGCCAACCATAAGCCACAAAGATGATGCAGTGGATGTAGTATATGAAGAAATCAATGGCCTTCTCAACCAAGACAACGCAAGCCATACAATCATAATGGGAGATTATAATGCCAAGGTGGGAACCCAGAGAGATGGAGAACAGGTAGTTGGCGAATTTGGCATTGGCGACTAAATGACCGAAGAGACAAACTTCTAGACTTTGCAGTCAGCAAAGGATTTGAAATCATGAACACATTATTTAAGAAGAAACCCTCTCGGAAGTGGACATGGCAAAGTCCAAATGGCACAACCAAAAATTAAATTGACTTTATCCTTTCAGACAAGCAACACATTGTTACAGATGTATCTGTTCGTAACAGATTCAACACAGGCAGTGACCACAGATTATTAAGCGCTAAGATCCGCATTAACATGAGGCTGAAAAGAGCCAAGCTAATATGCAAGAAGACAGCCAATTTGAGTCTAGACAAGCTACATCAACATTCATTAGAGTGCCACCATAGACGTAGCCCTACAGAACAAGTCTCCCAAACATAAAAAcgtttcaacatcattcgcaaaatgttataaaaggttgtcagaaaacgtttaaatgtcgggttatataaagggtgtatgaagagtataaaacgttttcataaagttaaaaaacattttttgataatctactgctcagcaaacaaaaatgttttacagaaaacgtttaaatgtcgagttatataaagggcataaaaacgttttaataacattccaaaaacattcttgaaaacttgatacaaaacattctaaacagggttgaaaaatgtttgc is a window of Amphiura filiformis chromosome 2, Afil_fr2py, whole genome shotgun sequence DNA encoding:
- the LOC140143891 gene encoding uncharacterized protein, with amino-acid sequence MYTLYCRGTDKSGASRVGFIMSKDSTANVLSYKITSDRVAQMIIKVSDRQKLRIIQINMPTISHKDDAVDVVYEEINGLLNQDNASHTIIMGDYNAKVGTQRDGEQVVGEFGIGD